TAATTAAAAACTTAAAAAATATTGACCATAGTCAGTTCAAATTGCTCCACCTACATAGTCCAGATTTTTTATTAGATGTTACAGGTGAATGTCCCGTTATCTTTACAGTTCACAATCACTCTTTATATTGCCCTAGTGGCACAAAATATTTAGCAGAAAAAAACACTATTTGTCAACGTAAATTTTCTTATTTAGGATGTACCTGGGGCAAGCTAATAGACAAATGTGGTAGCCGCAAACCGTCAAGAGTTATTGATGAATTTAAAGAAACTCAGCGTCTACAAAATATTTTAAAAAAAATAAAAGTTACTTTCATTGCTAATAGTGATTATGTCAGGCAAGAGTTAATTAAAAATGGTGTACCATCCGAGCAAACTGTAACTCTGCGCTGTGGTATACCCATTCCGCAAACTGCCATTTCACCGCTGACTATAGAAACACATAAAAATCAGAGAATGTTGTTTGTCGGACGCATTGTTCCTGATAAAGGGTTAGAATGGTTGCTGAAAAGTTTAGTACATACAAATCCGCGAATTCAGCTTGATATTGCTGGTGAAGGATGGGATAGACCCCGCTTGGAAAGGTTAGCCGAAAAACTCGGATTAACTAACCGTATCGTTTGGCATGGCTGGTGTGATAGTGACAAATTAAATAGACTGTATAAAGAATGTTTTACGGTAGTTTTTCCGAGTGTCTGGCCCGAGCCTGCTGGTCTTGTAACTCTTGAAGCTTATGCTCGTTATCGACCTGTAATTGCAAGTGCAGTAGGAGGGATACCAGAACATTTACAAGATGGAAAAACAGGTATTCTTGTGACAGCAAATGATATTAAAAAGCTTTCCGATGCAATTACTGATTTATCTACAAATTATCAAAAGTGCGTTTGTCTAGGCGAACAAGGTCATGCTTTGTTTCTGAAAGAATTTGCAATGGATGTTCATGTAAAAAATCTGCAAAAAATTTATGAAAATACTATATTTAACTTTTAATTAGACAATCATACAAAATATACTGCTTTGATATGTACCAAAATACTTCATTATTAAATGTATTGCTTTGACTAATTAAATAGTATTAGGTAAAACATGTTACATAATATCGAAAATTTTCAGCCTTTAGTCAGTGTTATTATCCCAACATATAATCGTCCAGAATATCTTAAGCAAGCGATCGCTAGTGCAGTTCAACAAACTTATCAAAATATTGAAATCATTGTTTGTGATAACTGTAGCAGCGTAAATCCTCAACCAATAGTTGATGCTTTTGGTGATTCACGAATTCGCTTTTGGCGAAATTCTGAAAACTTAGGAATGGTCGCTAATATTATCAACGGCTTTAAAATGGCACGAGGAAAATATGTTGCCAGTCTGCACGACGATGATATCTGGGAAAAGGATTTTTTAGAAAAGCTTGTTCCTCCTCTAGAAGCTGATTTTAATTTGGCTTTAGCTTTTTGCGATCACTACATGATGAAAGCTGATAGCGAAATAGATTATGCTCACACAGAATATTGTTCGCAGGTATTTAAAAGGGACAATTTAAAAGAAGGTGTTTACCAACCTTTTTACGAGCAGGGAATAGTAGATATGTCTGTTGCAAGCGTTGTCGCTGCGGTTATTCGTAAAGATGTTGTGGACTGGGATGCATTTCCAGTTGAGGCTGGGGGTTGCTACGATTTGTATCTAAACTATCTCTGCTGCCGTTCTGCAAAAGGAGCTTACTATTATCCAGAGAGACTGGCACGATTTCGCACACATGTGCAATCGGATACAAGGACTGACGATGCACAAGTGAGAATTCGCAAAGCAAATAATCAGATATTTTGCTACGAGCAATTTATCAAAGATGCAAGGTTACATGAATTGCATCCATATTTTCACCGCAGATTGTTAGAAGCAAGATACAGTTTGGGGATGAGTTTGCTGCAAGCTAAACAACCAATAGCTGCACGTTCTCATTTTTGGCATGTGATAAAGAATAAAAAACGGAGTCTAAGAAGCATGGGGGCAATGTTATTAACTTTTATGCCATCATTTACAAATCGAGCCCTAGATACGCATAAATTTGAATGAGTTATCTGTTCATAATTAAGTGTAATTAATCTCTAGTAATCGCGTTTTAATTATGCACAATTGCTGTGATGATTGAATGTTAAACTTTAAAAAACCCATCAATGGTGAAAGCGTTAAAAGCTCATAAAGATACATATAAGGTCAAAAAATAATTCTATCAGATAAATGCAAAATAGGTCGCTTGGGTGCAGAAGAATAAATTAAATACTGTTTTTAGCAAGAAAAGACCGGGAGGAGATATGTTAAAAGACGAATGCCAACAACCTTTAGTTAGCATTATTATTCCCACTTATAATCGAGCCAATTATCTGAAGCAAGCAGTTGCTAGTGCTATTAAACAAAGTTATCAAAATATTGAGATTATTATTTCTGATAATTGTAGTACGGATAATACGCAAGCAATAGTTGAATCTTTTGATGATTCACGCATTCGATTTTGGAGACAACCAGAAAATAAAGGAATGTTTGCCAATCAAATGCACGCATTCAAAATGGCACGAGGAAAATACGTTGCTAGTCTCCACGACGATGATATGTGGAACGAAGACTTTTTAGAAAAGCTTATTCCGCCATTAGAAGAACATCCAGATTTAATTTTAGCTTTTTGCGATCAATATATTATAGATGCAAATGGCGTAATTGATTATGCTGGTACCCAAGGAAATACACGCAGTTATAAACGTGACCAGCTTGCACAAGGAGTTCATCAAAATTTAGTCAAAATCGGGTTAGTAGATAAAAGTATACCTACTGCCGCAGCTTGTGTGATTCGCAATGATTTTGTTGATTGGGATAGTATTCCTCCTGAAGTTGGCGGTATGTGGGATATATATTTAACATACATCTGCTGTATTTCTGGTCATGGAACTTATTATTATCCAGAACGACTAACTCGTTATCGTGCTCATGAGCAAACTGATACTATGCAAAGTGGTAGTCGAAATGCTCAAGCAAAAATCCGGAAAGCACAAAATGAAATATTCTGTTACAAACAGTTTATGGAAGATGCGAGGCTAAAAGAGTTTAAGTCATACTTTAGGCAGAAATGGTTAGAAGCTAATACAACTTTGGCTATAGGTTTGATGCGAACTGAAGAGGTAGCAGAAGCACGTTCTTATCTTTGGTGTGCGATTAACGAACAAAAGTTTAACTTGCGAACTATAGCAGCACTTACTCTTAGCTTTACTCCGCAACGTTTAGCCAATCAATTATTAGGAGGAGCGAAATAATTAAGTTGATTTCAGTTAGAGATTTATAACTTTGTGAAAAAAGAACTGCACGCTCATCAATTAATTTTAAAGGAAGGTGGTTTGTGAAACTTTGTATCGTTACGCCATATGTGATTAAAGGTGATGGTCAAGGTCGGGCAAACTATGAGATTGTCTGGGAAGCGATTCGTCGCGGACACCACGTCACTTTAGTAGCAAGAAAAGTAGCTCCGGAACTACAGGAAAATAGCTTTGTGAATTGGGTTTATTTTCCCGTCGAAAATTTTCCAACGCAACTTGTGCGGGAAATGATGTTTTCAAGGGCAAGCGCTGCTTGGTTGCGTAAACATCGCCATGAGTTTGATTTAGTACAAGTGTACGGGGCGATTACTTCGGCAGCGGGAGATGTAAATACATCGCAGTTTGTACACAGTTCTTGGTTGCGATCGCCTGTACATACATCACGGGTAAACCGTAATATTTATGGTGCTTACCATTGGCTCTACACAAATTTAAACGCTTATTGGGAAAAAAAGGCATTTCGTCAAGCGAAAGTGTCAGTGGCAGTATCTGAGAAAATCAAAAATGAATTGGTAGAAGACGTTGGAATCGAAAGCGATCGCATTCGCGTGATTTTGAATGGTGTGGATGTGGAAGAGTTTGTTCCAGGTGCTACAGACCGCGAAAAATTCGGTCTACCAGAAGATGTAACTCTAGCGCTTTTCGCCGGCGATATCCGTACCAATCGCAAAAACTTGGATACAGTATTACATGCCTTAGTACAAGTTCCGGAGGTACACTTAGCAGTTGTCGGTGATACCGCCGGTAGTCCTTATCCTCAACTAGCAGCATCGCTATCCTTAAGTGAGCGAGTACACTTTTTGGGATTTCGGCGCGACATCGCCCAAATTATGCAAACAGCGGATTTATTCGTATTTCCGTCACGTTACGAAGCTTGCACCCTAGTTATGATGGAAGCAATGGCATCAGGACTACCTGTAATTACCGCAACTACAGCAGGGGGTGCAGAAATAGTCACACCAGATTGTGGATTTGTTTTGGCAGACTCCGATGATACCAACGCTTTGGCACAAGCACTGAGTATTTTAAAAAGCGATCGCCATCTCCGGCAAAAAATGGGTCAAGCTGCCCGCACCATAGCAGAACAAAATACTTGGACTAGTAAAGCTCAAAGCTATGTCGATTTATTTGAGGAGTTAGTAAATGACCAGTATCACCGTTCTCATACCCACCTATCGCCGACCTCTAGACCTGATGCGTTGCCTGGAAGCGCTGAAAAAGCAAACTCGGCAAGCAGATGAAGTATTGGTGACGGTGCGTGATATTGATGCGGAAACTTGGACATTTTTGCAAACCTTTAACCTTGATTCGCTGCCACTACGCACCGTAACCGTGAAAGTTCCGGGAGTAGTAGCAGCGATGAATGCAGGTTTGGATGTAGCGCAAGGAGATATCGTTGCCACAACCGATGACGATGCGGCACCACACGCTGATTGGCTGCAACGTATCGAAGCTTACTTTTTGTCAGATAGCAGCATCGGTGCTGTGGGTGGACGCGACTGGCAGTACATAGGTACTCAAATAAAAGAAGTAGGCGATCGCTTCTGTGTCGGTCGGGTGCAGTGGTTTGGACGGGTGATTGGCAATCATCACTTGGGTGTCGGACCAGCTCGCGAGGTAGACGTACTCAAGGGAGTGAATATGAGTTTTCGCTTTTGCGCCCTGAAAAAAGTGCGCTATGATGAGCGGATGCTAGGTACTGGTGCCCAAGTACATTTTGAATTGGCATTCACCCTGCCGTTGAGACGAGCGGGGTGGAAAATTATTTTCGATCCGTTGGTCGCAGTGGATCACTATCCCGCACAGCGTTTTGATGAAGACCAGCGAGATAATTTTAATCACATCGCTTGGAGCAATGCCGTACATAATGAAACTTTAGCTTTATTAGAATACTTTTCATCAGTGCAACGTATTGTATTTGTAGTTTGGGCAATATTAATCGGTACGCGAGAAGCGCTCGGTTTTGTACAGTGGTTGCGATTGCTACCCAGTGAAGGAAAATTGGCATCTAAGAAGTGGCTGGCATCTCTACGGGGACGAATTCAGGGTTGGCAGACATGGCAACAGCACTATAATTTGAAAAACTTCTCAACAAACTACCTGCACCCTGGAGATGTACAGTGACTTCCAAGCAGATACTTTTTAATCCTTTTTTGAAACAAAATTATTCTCCAGAAGAGCGATCGCTACAAGGTTGGATAGTAATTTTTGGCTTCTTACTGATTTGTTTAGCGTGCTACCTTGGTCCTACTGCCAGTTTGCGCTTAATCTATCCGATAGCAGCTTTGGTTACAGCGGTGTTTTTATACCTGCGGCATCCGATTCTCTATCTAGGCTTTACGTGGTGGATGTGGTTTCTCTCGGCGTTATTTACCCGCTTAGTTGACCTTCGCGTTGGCTGGGACCCAACTCGTCAGATGCTTGTAGCACCATACTTGGTAACGTTTGTTACTATAGCCACTTTGTTACGATACCTTCCAAGCGCCTATCGTCAAGGTGGCTTATCTTTTATTTTGGCTTTTGCAGGGGTGTTTTATGGCTTTCTCATTGGACTGGTTCACAACCAACCGGTTCCGGTGGCACGCAGCCTTCTGGACTGGTTAACTCCCCTCCTCTTCGCTTTTCACTTATTTATTAACTGGCGAGATTATCCTAGTTATCGCCAAAACATTCAGCGCACATTTCTTTGGTGCGTATTGATTTTAGGAGTTTACGGTATATATCAATTCGTGGTAGCACCAGAGTGGGACAGGTACTGGCTCGTCAAATCAGAACAGACTAGCAGTTCTGGAAACCCTGTACCTTTCGGGATGCGCGTCTGGAGTACAATGCACTCGATTGGTCCGTTTGGTGCGACAATGCAGGCTGGTTTGCTGTTATTGTTCACAAGATCGGGACCTTTAATTTTTCCTGCCTCAGCAGCTGGCTACTTGTCGTTTCTACTTGCACAAACACGTACCAATTGGGGGGGCTGGTTATTCGGAATGATTATGATTATGGGTTCGGTGAAAGCGCGGATTCAAATGCGCTTAATTACCATAATTTTGGTGATGATAGTGTGTGTTGCGCCATTGCTGACTATTGAGCCAATTTCCTCTGTTGTATCAAAACGTGTTGAAAGTTTTACCAATCTTCAAGAAGATGGCAGCTTTAAGGATAGATCGAGCAGCTATGACAGAAACCTGAGTGTAGCCCTTTCTAACACTCTGGGTAATGGGTTTGGAAATACTTGGAAAGTCAACGAAAAAACTGGTCAAATAGAAGTATTTGTCATTGACAGTGGCATTTTAGATATGTTTTTCACCCTAGGCTGGTTTGGAGCCATACCTTATTTGGGTGGGCTAATATTGATAATTTATCAAGTTTTCCAATATACAGAGTCCCGTTTCGACAGTTTTCTGAGTGCTGCCCGCGCCATTGGTTTTACTGCCTTTGCCCAGTTAATTATTGGTAGCGGAATGCTAAGTATAGCAGGGATGATTCTTTGGGGATTTTTGGCTATGGCTATGGCAGCGCATAAGTACTATCAGCATCAAGGAATTACTACGCCGAATCAATCTCAAGGCATGACTGTACTTAATCAGAGGTCAATCACATGAAAGTTGCTATCCTAATGCCACTGGCTGAACAACGCGGCGGAAGTGAAATGACTTTCTGGGACTTGCTGCAACAAGGACGACATGCGGATGTCGAATGGTTGGTAATTTTTAACGAAGACGGTCCGTTGGTAGAGCAAGTGCGATCGCTTGGTATTTCCGCTATAGTTGTGCTTGGTAGTCGTGTACGAGAATTGCACCGTTTAGTCGCTACCGCAGCCAAGATAGCTTCTATAATCAAGCGCGAACGTGTAGATGTTATCGTCAGCTGGATGTGGCTATCTCACCTCACGGGAGGGCTGGCAGCGCTTTTGGCTGGCATACCTGCACTGTGGTATCAGCAGGAAATTCCAGATAATAAAAGCTTTTTAAAGCGCCTGGTCAATTTGATGCCAGCGCGTGGTGTAGTCACCATTACTAAAGCTATTCAAGAGGCGCAGTCACAAATTTTACCGAAAACCCCAGTATATTTAGTGCATCCAGGGGTGGCGCTAGACCGTTTCGATCCAGCTGTTCTGCCAACTCCAGCCACGATGCGCTCAAAGCTGGGTTTGCCGTTGGATGGACCTTTAATTGGAATTGTCGGGCGATTGCAACGCTGGAAGGGAATGCACGTTGTTGTGGAGGCAATGCCGAAAGTCTTGCAGAAGTATCCCGATGCCCATTGTGTGGTAGTTGGGGGTAAGCACGATTTGGAACCGGATTATGGGGAGTTTTTAAAAGAGAAAATCACAGCGTTGGATTTAAGCGATCGCACTCTGGCAGTCGGGCTACAACGCAATGTCCCAGAATGGATGCAAGCAATGGACGTATTTGTTCATGCTTCTGATAACGAACCGTTTGGTTTGGTGGTTATCGAGGCAATGGCGTTAGGCAAACCCGTGATTGCTGGCAATGCTGGCGGACCGACTGAGATAATTACCGACGGCTTAAATGGATTGTTAACGCCTTATGGTGATGCAGATGCATTAGCGATCGCAATTCTCCGTTATCTTGATGACCAAGAATTTGCCCGTAATGCCGCAGTCGCAGCACGACAACGTGCCCTCGATTTTTCTACCCAACGTTACGCCCAAAACTTTATAAATGCCCTTCACTCTGCGGTGTCAAATGTTTCTGAAGTTAATGCTTTGCCTTTAACTTAAACAAAAAACAAGGCATATTTGCAGGCGTTAATAAACACATTAGACGTGAGAAAAGTATTTCAAATAAATTAACCACGTCTATTTTTTGTGCGCGTTTCCATATTTTATTTACCGCGAGTGAATGTGCTATTGAAAAATTTCTAATTAATAATTTATAACTCCTAATTATGTTACCCATGTGAATTTAAAGCCCCGATGTAACAGGAAAGCTTATAGTAGGCAGGGGAATTAAACCCTTTTTAATTATTAATTATGAATTAATAATTATTAATTAGGTTAATGCAGTTTTTTTCACTAATATTAATAGGAATGTCAACAAATATACGATAATATATATATAATATTTTACTCATGGAGACGCTGATATGCTTACTGTGCGTAACAACAATTTTCGCGAACATGAAGGAATTTTATATTATTTAAACGACGCTATTCTTACAGAAAGCGATCAAAAAGAAATTGTAGCCCATAAGAATTTTGAGGAATTTAGAGCAGTTCAGAGCCATAAAGGAAATGACATATTCGATGCGATCGCCTTCAGATCGCCTTCTATTAATACCTTTAGCAAACTTATGTCGCGGCTGCAACTGTCTGGAAATGAAACTGTATTGGAAATGGGAGGTGGCTTCTGTTGGGCAAGCGCTTTAATTAAAAGAGAGTATCCAAATAGCTATGTAGTTGGCAGCGATTTGATACTTTCAAATTTGCAATATACAGAAAAATTTGAAAAAATTTTGAATACCCACCTTGATGAGAAGTGGGTTTTTCACTGCTGTGAACTTCCATTTGAGGCAGAGCAATTTGATAGGATTTTCGCCTTTGAAGCATTTCATCACTTTGGCGAAAAAAATGATTTTAGTAAAACTCTTAATGAAATGATAAGGGTGCTAAAACCTCAAGGAAAAATTATATTGCTCCACGAACCAACATCACCCAAGTATTTGTATAACTGGGCTTATAAGCGAGTAAACAGCAATCCTTATGCTGAAGAAGATGTATTGGTACTCTCAAAAATCAAACAGCATGTAACTTCTCAAAAATGCAATTTTTCTGTAGAATTTTATCCAGATTATGAACATCGTGGATTTACAGAATCAATATATTATTACACTCTCTCAAAGCTAGGCATACTGCAAAAGTTGCTTCCTTGCAGTGTCAACATATTTATAGAAAAGAATTAAGCGGCAGTAGGGTGGTGTTGTGCAACGCAACGCACCATCAATGATCTTTGGTGCGTTAGGACGTTACGTCCATAACGCACCCTACTAGCGTGACTGCAAAAGTTGCTTCCTTGCAGTGTCAATATATTTATAGAAAAGAATTAAGCGGCAGTAGGGTGGTGTTGTGCAACGCAACGCACCATCAATGATCTTTGGTGCGTTAGATCGCTTGGGAATGTGGCTTATATTCAGCAAAACGCCCGCTTGCAAATATCTACCTATTTTTCCACAGTTCCTTTCAACGCCAATCGTTGTGGCTTTACATAGGGTACGTAGGTACTGCTAGAATTAGATACTCCATTTGCGACAACCCCAACCAAGTTTAACTTGCTCAACATCGTTGTAGCCTGTGCCAGTTGAGTTCGAGTTACCCTACCGATACTTGCCACCATGACCACGCTGCGACAAGATGATGCTGTGAGTATAGCATCCACCATGCCCAAAACCGGAGAAGCATCAATGAGTACTAAATCGTAGTTTTCCTCAAATGCTTTCATCAATTGCATCATGCGCGGGGAACTCAATAAATTAGCTGGATCGCCTGGTGCAGGTCCTGCGGTCAAAATATCAATGTAAGATGAACCTGAAGATTGAATACTAATTTGGTTGGGTAGAGCAACATCACTTGACAGCAGAGATGAAAGCCCCTGTTCATTTGGCAGATTGAGTTGTTTGTGCAGGCTGGGATCGCGTAAGTTTGCATCAATTAGCAATACTCTTTTGTGTAAACGGGCAGCACTCATCGCTAGACCCAACGCAAGAGCTGACTTACCCTCATCTGGCAAAGCCGAAGTGATCATCAAAGATTTGAACGTAGCAACAGTATTTACCAGTTCAATATTTTTATAAATCAAATCTAGCGATTCCCAACGCGGTGGAGATTGCAGTACCTGAATTGTCCAGGGAGCTAGTACTTCTGGCTTGCCAAAAGGCAACTTGATCACTGATTCTCTGGGTTT
This Tolypothrix sp. NIES-4075 DNA region includes the following protein-coding sequences:
- a CDS encoding glycosyltransferase family 4 protein translates to MSQENFDKNLIYQCSSFHVGGKGGAETYLTSLMNYQIPGVSDRVIKNLKNIDHSQFKLLHLHSPDFLLDVTGECPVIFTVHNHSLYCPSGTKYLAEKNTICQRKFSYLGCTWGKLIDKCGSRKPSRVIDEFKETQRLQNILKKIKVTFIANSDYVRQELIKNGVPSEQTVTLRCGIPIPQTAISPLTIETHKNQRMLFVGRIVPDKGLEWLLKSLVHTNPRIQLDIAGEGWDRPRLERLAEKLGLTNRIVWHGWCDSDKLNRLYKECFTVVFPSVWPEPAGLVTLEAYARYRPVIASAVGGIPEHLQDGKTGILVTANDIKKLSDAITDLSTNYQKCVCLGEQGHALFLKEFAMDVHVKNLQKIYENTIFNF
- a CDS encoding glycosyltransferase family 2 protein — translated: MLHNIENFQPLVSVIIPTYNRPEYLKQAIASAVQQTYQNIEIIVCDNCSSVNPQPIVDAFGDSRIRFWRNSENLGMVANIINGFKMARGKYVASLHDDDIWEKDFLEKLVPPLEADFNLALAFCDHYMMKADSEIDYAHTEYCSQVFKRDNLKEGVYQPFYEQGIVDMSVASVVAAVIRKDVVDWDAFPVEAGGCYDLYLNYLCCRSAKGAYYYPERLARFRTHVQSDTRTDDAQVRIRKANNQIFCYEQFIKDARLHELHPYFHRRLLEARYSLGMSLLQAKQPIAARSHFWHVIKNKKRSLRSMGAMLLTFMPSFTNRALDTHKFE
- a CDS encoding glycosyltransferase family 2 protein, encoding MLKDECQQPLVSIIIPTYNRANYLKQAVASAIKQSYQNIEIIISDNCSTDNTQAIVESFDDSRIRFWRQPENKGMFANQMHAFKMARGKYVASLHDDDMWNEDFLEKLIPPLEEHPDLILAFCDQYIIDANGVIDYAGTQGNTRSYKRDQLAQGVHQNLVKIGLVDKSIPTAAACVIRNDFVDWDSIPPEVGGMWDIYLTYICCISGHGTYYYPERLTRYRAHEQTDTMQSGSRNAQAKIRKAQNEIFCYKQFMEDARLKEFKSYFRQKWLEANTTLAIGLMRTEEVAEARSYLWCAINEQKFNLRTIAALTLSFTPQRLANQLLGGAK
- a CDS encoding glycosyltransferase family 4 protein, which produces MKLCIVTPYVIKGDGQGRANYEIVWEAIRRGHHVTLVARKVAPELQENSFVNWVYFPVENFPTQLVREMMFSRASAAWLRKHRHEFDLVQVYGAITSAAGDVNTSQFVHSSWLRSPVHTSRVNRNIYGAYHWLYTNLNAYWEKKAFRQAKVSVAVSEKIKNELVEDVGIESDRIRVILNGVDVEEFVPGATDREKFGLPEDVTLALFAGDIRTNRKNLDTVLHALVQVPEVHLAVVGDTAGSPYPQLAASLSLSERVHFLGFRRDIAQIMQTADLFVFPSRYEACTLVMMEAMASGLPVITATTAGGAEIVTPDCGFVLADSDDTNALAQALSILKSDRHLRQKMGQAARTIAEQNTWTSKAQSYVDLFEELVNDQYHRSHTHLSPTSRPDALPGSAEKANSASR
- a CDS encoding glycosyltransferase family 2 protein yields the protein MTSITVLIPTYRRPLDLMRCLEALKKQTRQADEVLVTVRDIDAETWTFLQTFNLDSLPLRTVTVKVPGVVAAMNAGLDVAQGDIVATTDDDAAPHADWLQRIEAYFLSDSSIGAVGGRDWQYIGTQIKEVGDRFCVGRVQWFGRVIGNHHLGVGPAREVDVLKGVNMSFRFCALKKVRYDERMLGTGAQVHFELAFTLPLRRAGWKIIFDPLVAVDHYPAQRFDEDQRDNFNHIAWSNAVHNETLALLEYFSSVQRIVFVVWAILIGTREALGFVQWLRLLPSEGKLASKKWLASLRGRIQGWQTWQQHYNLKNFSTNYLHPGDVQ
- a CDS encoding glucose-6-phosphate isomerase; this encodes MTSKQILFNPFLKQNYSPEERSLQGWIVIFGFLLICLACYLGPTASLRLIYPIAALVTAVFLYLRHPILYLGFTWWMWFLSALFTRLVDLRVGWDPTRQMLVAPYLVTFVTIATLLRYLPSAYRQGGLSFILAFAGVFYGFLIGLVHNQPVPVARSLLDWLTPLLFAFHLFINWRDYPSYRQNIQRTFLWCVLILGVYGIYQFVVAPEWDRYWLVKSEQTSSSGNPVPFGMRVWSTMHSIGPFGATMQAGLLLLFTRSGPLIFPASAAGYLSFLLAQTRTNWGGWLFGMIMIMGSVKARIQMRLITIILVMIVCVAPLLTIEPISSVVSKRVESFTNLQEDGSFKDRSSSYDRNLSVALSNTLGNGFGNTWKVNEKTGQIEVFVIDSGILDMFFTLGWFGAIPYLGGLILIIYQVFQYTESRFDSFLSAARAIGFTAFAQLIIGSGMLSIAGMILWGFLAMAMAAHKYYQHQGITTPNQSQGMTVLNQRSIT
- a CDS encoding glycosyltransferase family 4 protein — translated: MKVAILMPLAEQRGGSEMTFWDLLQQGRHADVEWLVIFNEDGPLVEQVRSLGISAIVVLGSRVRELHRLVATAAKIASIIKRERVDVIVSWMWLSHLTGGLAALLAGIPALWYQQEIPDNKSFLKRLVNLMPARGVVTITKAIQEAQSQILPKTPVYLVHPGVALDRFDPAVLPTPATMRSKLGLPLDGPLIGIVGRLQRWKGMHVVVEAMPKVLQKYPDAHCVVVGGKHDLEPDYGEFLKEKITALDLSDRTLAVGLQRNVPEWMQAMDVFVHASDNEPFGLVVIEAMALGKPVIAGNAGGPTEIITDGLNGLLTPYGDADALAIAILRYLDDQEFARNAAVAARQRALDFSTQRYAQNFINALHSAVSNVSEVNALPLT
- a CDS encoding class I SAM-dependent methyltransferase, yielding MLTVRNNNFREHEGILYYLNDAILTESDQKEIVAHKNFEEFRAVQSHKGNDIFDAIAFRSPSINTFSKLMSRLQLSGNETVLEMGGGFCWASALIKREYPNSYVVGSDLILSNLQYTEKFEKILNTHLDEKWVFHCCELPFEAEQFDRIFAFEAFHHFGEKNDFSKTLNEMIRVLKPQGKIILLHEPTSPKYLYNWAYKRVNSNPYAEEDVLVLSKIKQHVTSQKCNFSVEFYPDYEHRGFTESIYYYTLSKLGILQKLLPCSVNIFIEKN